In one Coccinella septempunctata chromosome 6, icCocSept1.1, whole genome shotgun sequence genomic region, the following are encoded:
- the LOC123316119 gene encoding uncharacterized protein LOC123316119 isoform X6 — protein MEEDKAREVFNAICVRLGHTVHIPEQSLESVFNEMQLYPSKSQVSAMLQCARQCSKRNGNYVTFGEFCVLVKEMQKQSPKQQRNSQVNNYSKCKKHCEVFLGGSCNPTTWRADTAIPALQREGISFYNPQVSMWAPELLVEEYKAKESASILFFVVDSQTRSIGGMIEVADLIASGRCVVVVAYPYHQNQKIMGEVISHREYKDLVDGQSNLLMLVKSRGIKVHKNLSTALKCTANILRNSSSNGIKPEQQIMNKLRRLREVFDSYGGQSGDISLLKALEAYEEITQRSLHPTQLHNYLLSKTNANNFTMDVRISFDKFCALVAEFSTDGCDTCRNEWANKTFQRQMSNNNNNNSCNVEFQPINLAKNYTYDVYLGGSLATKCNWRNDVAIPLLKKHGLSYYNPAIRENIDILDNMTASRIYQNGNTIEAFPDEKILEWKEVIDRSYVAIFVISNDTRSLTSMILAAYYIGLNEKVVLCIQDLPSNCVIDSEVLSDQAVKDYNRGRAYLTDLARRKNVPMFRQIDEAVVTAINLCKNR, from the exons TATCAGCAATGCTTCAGTGTGCGAGACAGTGTAGTAAAAGAAATGGAAACTACGTTACGTTCGGAGAATTTTGTGTTCTCGTCAAGGAAATGCAAAAGCAGAGTCCCAAACAGCAGAGGAACAGTCAAGTTAACAATTATTCTA AATGCAAGAAACACTGTGAGGTTTTTCTGGGGGGCTCTTGTAATCCTACCACATGGAGAGCAGACACAGCCATTCCTGCGCTTCAGCGAGAAGGAATATCCTTTTACAATCCt CAAGTGTCTATGTGGGCTCCTGAACTTTTAGTTGAAGAATACAAAGCTAAAGAATCTGCCTCTATTCTTTTTTTCGTAGTGGATTCCCAGACAAGAAGTATAGGTGGAATGATAGAAGTAGCCGATTTGATAGCTTCTGGCCGATGTGTTGTCGTAGTTGCATATCCATAtcatcaaaatcagaaaataatGGGAGAAGTCATCTCACACAG GGAATATAAAGATCTGGTGGACGGTCAGTCTAACCTACTCATGCTGGTCAAAAGTAGGGGTATCAAAGTGCATAAAAATCTCTCAACCGCATTGAAATGCACGGCGAATATCTTGAGGAACTCTTCGAGTAATGGCATCAAGCCGGAACAGCAGATTATGAATAAACTGAG AAGGCTCCGAGAAGTGTTCGATTCATACGGCGGCCAGAGCGGCGACATCAGCCTGCTGAAGGCCCTAGAGGCCTACGAGGAGATCACCCAACGTTCCCTGCATCCCACCCAGCTCCACAACTACCTCCTGTCGAAGACCAACGCCAACAACTTCACCATGGACGTCCGCATAAGCTTCGACAAGTTCTGCGCATTGGTCGCCGAGTTCTCGACCGACGGATGCGACACTTGCAGAAATG AATGGGCGAACAAGACGTTTCAGCGACAGATgtcaaacaacaacaacaacaacagttGTAACGTGGAGTTCCAGCCGATCAACTTGGCCAAGAACTACACGTACGACGTGTACTTAGGGGGTTCCCTGGCGACGAAATGCAACTGGAGGAACGACGTCGCCATTCCACTGCTGAAGAAACACGGTTTAAGCTATTACAATCCGGCCATCAGGGAAAATATCGATATTCTCGACAACATGACAGCGAGTAGGATATATCAGAACGGAAACACGATCGAAG CCTTCCCCGATGAGAAGATCCTGGAGTGGAAAGAAGTGATAGACAGGAGTTACGTGGCGATTTTCGTGATTAGCAACGATACAAGGTCTTTAACTAGTATGATATTGGCAGCTTACTACATCGGTCTCAACGAGAAGGTCGTTTTGTGCATACAAGATTTACCGTCCAACTGTGTTATCGACAGTGAAGTG TTGTCAGATCAGGCAGTGAAGGATTACAACAGGGGTAGGGCCTACTTGACCGACCTGGCCAGGCGGAAGAACGTACCGATGTTCCGACAGATAGACGAGGCGGTGGTAACGGCGATAAACCTCTGTAAAAATAGGTAG
- the LOC123316119 gene encoding uncharacterized protein LOC123316119 isoform X5: protein MRLNLPTLLFWTEVFNAICVRLGHTVHIPEQSLESVFNEMQLYPSKSQVSAMLQCARQCSKRNGNYVTFGEFCVLVKEMQKQSPKQQRNSQVNNYSKCKKHCEVFLGGSCNPTTWRADTAIPALQREGISFYNPQVSMWAPELLVEEYKAKESASILFFVVDSQTRSIGGMIEVADLIASGRCVVVVAYPYHQNQKIMGEVISHREYKDLVDGQSNLLMLVKSRGIKVHKNLSTALKCTANILRNSSSNGIKPEQQIMNKLRRLREVFDSYGGQSGDISLLKALEAYEEITQRSLHPTQLHNYLLSKTNANNFTMDVRISFDKFCALVAEFSTDGCDTCRNEWANKTFQRQMSNNNNNNSCNVEFQPINLAKNYTYDVYLGGSLATKCNWRNDVAIPLLKKHGLSYYNPAIRENIDILDNMTASRIYQNGNTIEAFPDEKILEWKEVIDRSYVAIFVISNDTRSLTSMILAAYYIGLNEKVVLCIQDLPSNCVIDSEVLSDQAVKDYNRGRAYLTDLARRKNVPMFRQIDEAVVTAINLCKNR from the exons TATCAGCAATGCTTCAGTGTGCGAGACAGTGTAGTAAAAGAAATGGAAACTACGTTACGTTCGGAGAATTTTGTGTTCTCGTCAAGGAAATGCAAAAGCAGAGTCCCAAACAGCAGAGGAACAGTCAAGTTAACAATTATTCTA AATGCAAGAAACACTGTGAGGTTTTTCTGGGGGGCTCTTGTAATCCTACCACATGGAGAGCAGACACAGCCATTCCTGCGCTTCAGCGAGAAGGAATATCCTTTTACAATCCt CAAGTGTCTATGTGGGCTCCTGAACTTTTAGTTGAAGAATACAAAGCTAAAGAATCTGCCTCTATTCTTTTTTTCGTAGTGGATTCCCAGACAAGAAGTATAGGTGGAATGATAGAAGTAGCCGATTTGATAGCTTCTGGCCGATGTGTTGTCGTAGTTGCATATCCATAtcatcaaaatcagaaaataatGGGAGAAGTCATCTCACACAG GGAATATAAAGATCTGGTGGACGGTCAGTCTAACCTACTCATGCTGGTCAAAAGTAGGGGTATCAAAGTGCATAAAAATCTCTCAACCGCATTGAAATGCACGGCGAATATCTTGAGGAACTCTTCGAGTAATGGCATCAAGCCGGAACAGCAGATTATGAATAAACTGAG AAGGCTCCGAGAAGTGTTCGATTCATACGGCGGCCAGAGCGGCGACATCAGCCTGCTGAAGGCCCTAGAGGCCTACGAGGAGATCACCCAACGTTCCCTGCATCCCACCCAGCTCCACAACTACCTCCTGTCGAAGACCAACGCCAACAACTTCACCATGGACGTCCGCATAAGCTTCGACAAGTTCTGCGCATTGGTCGCCGAGTTCTCGACCGACGGATGCGACACTTGCAGAAATG AATGGGCGAACAAGACGTTTCAGCGACAGATgtcaaacaacaacaacaacaacagttGTAACGTGGAGTTCCAGCCGATCAACTTGGCCAAGAACTACACGTACGACGTGTACTTAGGGGGTTCCCTGGCGACGAAATGCAACTGGAGGAACGACGTCGCCATTCCACTGCTGAAGAAACACGGTTTAAGCTATTACAATCCGGCCATCAGGGAAAATATCGATATTCTCGACAACATGACAGCGAGTAGGATATATCAGAACGGAAACACGATCGAAG CCTTCCCCGATGAGAAGATCCTGGAGTGGAAAGAAGTGATAGACAGGAGTTACGTGGCGATTTTCGTGATTAGCAACGATACAAGGTCTTTAACTAGTATGATATTGGCAGCTTACTACATCGGTCTCAACGAGAAGGTCGTTTTGTGCATACAAGATTTACCGTCCAACTGTGTTATCGACAGTGAAGTG TTGTCAGATCAGGCAGTGAAGGATTACAACAGGGGTAGGGCCTACTTGACCGACCTGGCCAGGCGGAAGAACGTACCGATGTTCCGACAGATAGACGAGGCGGTGGTAACGGCGATAAACCTCTGTAAAAATAGGTAG
- the LOC123314774 gene encoding 2-oxoisovalerate dehydrogenase subunit alpha, mitochondrial, with amino-acid sequence MSTSLYRRCFGLVFDGIFRKNSGRKAYLFSTEAKGSPLFPGARTRWTEELKFTGKENYEPIPVYRVMDRQGRVIQDSHNPNLSDDIILGMYEKMLYISVMDKILYESQRQGRISFYMTNSGEEATQIGSAAALNISDVVYGQYREVGVLIWRGFTIQHIADQCYGNSDDLGLGKQMPVHYGSKQLNFVTISSPLATQIPQAAGAAYALKGTNRVVICYFGDGAASEGDAHAAFNFAATLDCPVIFFCRNNGYAISTPTDEQYKGDGIAARGPAYGINALRVDGNDVFAVYNATKMAKTYCLTENKPVIIEAMTYRLGHHSTSDDSTAYRPIEEIKAWTSDSPILKLQTYLKERDLWNDVKEEETLERTRKEVLKAFYAAEAKLKPKWTEMFGGVYADTPAHLKKQMDDMRAHMEKYKEHYPLDKFTQA; translated from the exons ATGTCCACGAGCCTGTATCGGCGATGTTTCGGACTCGTTTTCGACGGAATCTTCAGGAAAAACTCCGGTCGTAAG GCGTATCTCTTTTCCACAGAGGCAAAAGGATCTCCTTTATTCCCAGGAGCCAGGACGAGATGGACCGAAGAGCTAAAATTCACCGGCAAGGAAAACTACGAGCCCATTcccgtatacagggtgatggATCGACAAGGTCGCGTCATACAGGATTCGCACAACCCAAATCTCTCGGACGATATCATCTTGGGGATGTACGAAAAGATGCTGTATATATCGGTGATGGACAAGATCTTGTACGAGTCCCAGAGACAGGGCAGGATTTCGTTCTATATGACCAACAGTGGGGAGGAAGCCACCCAGATTG GAAGTGCGGCAGCTCTGAATATATCTGACGTCGTTTACGGACAATACAGGGAGGTTGGGGTCTTGATATGGAGGGGCTTCACCATACAACACATAGCGGATCAGTGTTATGGCAACTCTGATGACCTAGGTTTGGGCAAACAGATGCCCGTTCATTACGGAAGCAAACAACTCAATTTCGTCACTATTTCTAGTCCGTTAGCCACTCAAATACCTCAAGCTGCGGGAGCTGCTTACGCACTCAAAGGTACCAATAG GGTCGTGATATGCTATTTCGGAGATGGCGCTGCGTCCGAAGGCGACGCCCATGCAGCGTTCAACTTTGCAGCCACGCTGGATTGTCCCGTCATATTTTTCTGTCGAAACAACGGTTACGCCATATCTACACCCACGGATGAGCAGTATAAAGGTGACGGGATAGCCGCCAGAGGTCCCGCCTACGGAATAAACGCCCTAAGGGTTGACGGCAACGACGTATTCGCCGTCTACAACGCCACCAAAATGGCCAAGACCTACTGTTTGACCGAAAACAAACCGGTGATCATTGAAGCGATGACTTATCG ATTAGGCCATCATTCCACCTCAGACGACAGCACGGCTTACAGACCGATAGAAGAGATAAAAGCCTGGACTAGCGACAGTCCCATCCTGAAACTTCAGACCTACTTGAAGGAACGCGACTTGTGGAACGACGTGAAAGAAGAAGAAACGTTGGAGCGGACGAGGAAAGAAGTCCTGAAGGCTTTCTACGCCGCCGAGGCGAAATTAAAGCCCAAATGGACCGAAATGTTCGGGGGCGTTTACGCGGACACGCCCGCACATTTGAAGAAACAAATGGATGATATGAGGGCTCACATGGAGAAATATAAGGAACATTACCCCTTGGATAAGTTCACGCAGGCTTGA